The following DNA comes from Abditibacteriota bacterium.
GGCAAGGGTCGCCAGCGCACAGGCGCAGGCGCCGCTGCAGGTCAGATCGATCACGGACAGCGTCAGCGGCAATAGAAACAGCGCAACGCCTGTCGCCTTATTCAGCGCGGAATGGACTGCAACAAACTTGTTATGCATCACGTATCCGGCTATGATATTGACCGCTTTGATCAGCCCTATCACACCGGTCCAGACCACAAGCCACAGGGGAATATCCAGCGCCGGGATCAGCTTTATCAGGCATGCTGCTGCCAGAACCGTATCGGCCGCCGTATCCAGCTTCGCTCCGAATTCACCGGCAGTCCCCGTTTTTCTCGCGACGGTCCCGTCCACCATATCGCTGAGGCCTGCCGCCAGATACGTGGTATAGAAGACCGGCGAAAAAAGAGGAGCCGCCAGCACGCCGGCGCTGAAGACGAACCGAAGGCCGGTGATGACATTTGCCGTATAAAAGAGTTGTCCCCGCTTCAGCAAGCGATCGTCGGGTCGGCTGCATACCAGACCTGAGTGTCCCGACTCAGTGATTCTGAATCAGGCTCATCCCAGTCCACACCGTCGATCCAGGCTATAGTGAACTCATAGTGATTTGTTCTGGTGTGGGGGAGGACAACGTAGGACACGCCGTTATCCAGATAATCTACGTCAAAATCGTCATATACCCGCGACTGCACTTTGTCATCGATGAACACGCAGTCGGTAAAAGCCCCTATGTCCATCTTTATCCTGTCATCGTTGTAAAACGCCTGGCACATCATAAACTCACCGCTATCCGGGCTTCTATTGTATTCGCATATCGGCGAAAAGACGCAGGAAATATTGTGCTCCAGCCCGTCAGGCTGAAATCTGATGACTATCAGATAGCGGTCCCTGACGTCCGGGCACAAGACTTCTATGGGCGGCAGCTTCTTCGCAGTGTATGGCGACGACTCGCCGTCTATCCGAATATCTATAGCGCCAAAGGGCGTCTCCAGCTTTTGCGGCTCTGCCTTTTCCCGGTTTGTATTGCACTCACCTGTCATCTGAAGGTTTCTCCCTATAAAGTGTCCGGACGATCATTCATCCGTCAAAATTATTATACCATATTGCGGCAGAACCGCGAGCCTCGGTCACGGATCGGCCCGCCGGGACAGCAAGAGCCCCCACTGTCATCCCGGCACTGCAACCCGCGTCATCCCGGCGGAAACGGCCGGAATGATGCGGATCTTTCGGTAATGACGGCGAAGAAAGGACTCAGGCTCCCGCCAATCCCCGGGGAATAAGAGGCAGCAGGCAAAAAGCAAAGCGGCCGCAGTATCAGCTGCGGCCGCCTCGGTTCAAAGGGGCTGGTGGAGGCGAGGGGTATCGAACCCCTGTCCAAAAAAGCATTCAGACAATCGTCTACACGCGTATTCTGCATTTGATCCCGGCAGCTCCAACCTTGCAGACACAGGTAAA
Coding sequences within:
- a CDS encoding CDP-alcohol phosphatidyltransferase family protein, with the translated sequence MKRGQLFYTANVITGLRFVFSAGVLAAPLFSPVFYTTYLAAGLSDMVDGTVARKTGTAGEFGAKLDTAADTVLAAACLIKLIPALDIPLWLVVWTGVIGLIKAVNIIAGYVMHNKFVAVHSALNKATGVALFLLPLTLSVIDLTCSGACACALATLAALHEGLLVRRGTDKN